One Campylobacter concisus DNA segment encodes these proteins:
- the rplL gene encoding 50S ribosomal protein L7/L12, giving the protein MAITKEDVLEFISNLSVLELSELVKEFEEKFGVSAAPVMVAGGAAAAGGAAAAEEKTEFNIVLVDSGDKKINVIKVVRALTGLGLKEAKDAVEGTPSVLKEGVSKDEAEAAKKELEEAGAKVELK; this is encoded by the coding sequence ATGGCAATTACAAAAGAAGACGTATTAGAGTTTATATCTAATCTTTCTGTACTTGAACTTAGCGAACTTGTTAAAGAGTTTGAAGAGAAATTTGGCGTTAGTGCAGCTCCTGTAATGGTAGCTGGTGGTGCAGCTGCTGCTGGTGGTGCAGCTGCTGCTGAAGAAAAAACAGAATTTAATATCGTTCTTGTTGATTCTGGTGATAAGAAAATCAACGTTATTAAGGTTGTTAGAGCACTTACTGGTCTTGGTCTTAAAGAGGCTAAAGACGCAGTTGAGGGAACTCCATCTGTTCTTAAAGAAGGCGTTAGCAAAGATGAAGCTGAAGCAGCTAAAAAAGAGCTTGAAGAGGCTGGTGCTAAGGTTGAACTTAAATAA
- the secE gene encoding preprotein translocase subunit SecE, which yields MEKFINYIKLSKLEIMKVIFPTKEQIRNAFIAVFIVVAVVSLFLALVDVIMSFVLSKVI from the coding sequence ATGGAAAAATTTATAAATTATATAAAGCTATCTAAATTGGAAATAATGAAAGTTATCTTTCCTACTAAAGAACAAATTAGAAATGCTTTTATTGCAGTTTTTATCGTGGTCGCTGTTGTTTCACTTTTTTTAGCTCTTGTTGATGTCATTATGTCCTTTGTTCTTTCTAAAGTTATATAG
- the rplK gene encoding 50S ribosomal protein L11 has product MAKKVIGEIKLQIAATKANPSPPVGPALGQKGVNIMEFCKAFNEKTKDMVGFNIPVVITVYADKSFTFITKQPPATDLIKKAAGITKGTDNPLKNKVGKLTKAQVLEIVEKKLVDLNTNDKEQAAKIIAGSARSMGVEVID; this is encoded by the coding sequence ATGGCTAAAAAAGTTATAGGTGAAATAAAATTACAAATTGCCGCAACAAAAGCAAATCCTAGCCCGCCAGTTGGTCCAGCATTAGGACAAAAAGGCGTTAATATTATGGAATTTTGTAAAGCCTTTAATGAAAAAACAAAAGATATGGTTGGATTTAATATCCCAGTTGTTATTACTGTTTATGCTGATAAAAGTTTTACATTTATCACAAAACAACCACCTGCTACGGACCTTATCAAAAAGGCTGCAGGTATAACAAAAGGAACAGATAATCCTTTAAAAAATAAAGTAGGTAAATTAACAAAAGCTCAAGTTTTAGAAATAGTTGAGAAAAAACTTGTTGATTTAAATACAAACGATAAAGAGCAAGCAGCTAAGATTATTGCTGGTTCAGCTCGTTCAATGGGTGTCGAAGTAATAGACTAA
- the nusG gene encoding transcription termination/antitermination protein NusG: MMSHKWYAIQTYAGSEMAVKRGIENLVRDHGIEDQLKEVIVPTEDVIEIKNGKQKINERTLYPGYAFACLDLDTALWHKIQSLPKVGRFIGEAKKPTPLTEKDINTILEKVQKRAAPKPKIFFEDGESVRITEGPFANFTGIVEEYDMIHGKLRLNVSIFGRSTPVDILYSQVEKII, from the coding sequence ATAATGTCACATAAATGGTATGCTATACAAACTTACGCTGGTAGCGAAATGGCAGTAAAAAGAGGAATTGAAAATTTAGTTAGAGATCACGGTATTGAAGATCAACTAAAAGAAGTTATAGTTCCAACAGAAGACGTAATAGAGATAAAAAACGGTAAGCAAAAAATTAATGAAAGAACTCTTTATCCTGGATATGCTTTTGCATGTTTAGATCTTGATACAGCTCTTTGGCATAAGATTCAGTCTTTGCCAAAGGTTGGACGTTTTATCGGTGAGGCTAAAAAGCCTACACCATTGACTGAAAAAGATATAAATACTATCTTGGAGAAAGTTCAAAAAAGAGCGGCACCAAAACCTAAAATATTTTTTGAGGATGGTGAAAGCGTTCGCATAACAGAAGGTCCTTTTGCTAACTTTACAGGTATCGTTGAAGAATACGATATGATACATGGCAAGCTTAGACTCAATGTTTCTATTTTTGGTAGAAGTACCCCTGTTGATATTTTGTATTCACAAGTTGAGAAGATAATTTAA
- the rplJ gene encoding 50S ribosomal protein L10 has product MTRNEKTEVVAKLESEFKTAEAIVVCDYRGLSVKKLEVLRNSAKEQNVKVQVIKNTLANIALKNSDKVGMELKDTNIYLWSEDQLAVTKVAAKFEEANADLFKIKTAYIDGEVASVDKVKALSKMPSRDELIAMLLQVWNAPIQNFTIGLNALKEKKEQSA; this is encoded by the coding sequence GTGACACGTAACGAAAAAACTGAAGTTGTTGCAAAATTAGAGAGTGAATTTAAAACTGCTGAAGCTATTGTAGTTTGTGACTATCGTGGTCTTTCAGTTAAAAAACTTGAAGTTTTAAGAAATTCTGCAAAAGAACAAAATGTAAAAGTTCAAGTTATTAAAAATACTCTTGCAAATATTGCTCTTAAAAATTCTGATAAAGTCGGAATGGAACTTAAAGATACAAACATCTATCTTTGGAGTGAAGATCAATTAGCAGTAACTAAAGTAGCCGCAAAATTTGAAGAGGCTAATGCTGACCTTTTCAAAATTAAAACAGCATATATTGATGGCGAAGTTGCAAGCGTTGATAAAGTTAAAGCTCTATCTAAAATGCCTAGCCGTGATGAGCTTATTGCGATGCTTTTGCAAGTTTGGAATGCGCCAATTCAAAATTTCACAATTGGTTTGAATGCGCTTAAAGAGAAAAAAGAACAATCAGCTTAA
- the rplA gene encoding 50S ribosomal protein L1, with amino-acid sequence MGKTSKRFQELLKKVEQDKIYNLSEAIDTVKTLASAKFNETVEIALKLNVDPRHADQMVRGSVVLPAGTGKVVRVAVIAKDAKADEAKAAGADIVGADDLVEDIQKGVMNFDVLIATPNLMGLVGKVGRILGPKGLMPNPKTGTVTMDVAQAVNNAKSGQVNFRVDKQGNIHAGLGKVNFTKEQLNENISTFIKAINKHKPATAKGRYVKNASLSLTMSPSVALDTQEVMDLK; translated from the coding sequence ATGGGAAAAACTAGTAAGAGATTTCAAGAATTGCTCAAAAAAGTAGAGCAAGATAAAATTTATAACCTTAGTGAGGCTATCGATACAGTTAAAACTTTAGCTTCTGCTAAATTTAATGAGACAGTTGAGATTGCATTGAAATTAAATGTTGATCCAAGACATGCTGACCAAATGGTTCGTGGTTCAGTTGTTTTACCTGCTGGTACAGGTAAAGTTGTAAGAGTTGCTGTTATAGCAAAAGACGCTAAAGCTGATGAGGCAAAAGCTGCTGGTGCTGACATAGTTGGTGCTGATGATCTAGTTGAGGATATTCAAAAAGGTGTAATGAATTTTGATGTTCTTATAGCTACTCCAAATTTAATGGGTCTTGTAGGTAAAGTCGGTAGAATTTTAGGACCTAAAGGTCTAATGCCAAATCCAAAAACTGGAACAGTTACAATGGATGTTGCACAAGCTGTTAATAATGCAAAAAGTGGTCAAGTAAATTTCCGTGTTGATAAGCAAGGAAATATACACGCAGGTCTTGGTAAGGTCAATTTTACTAAAGAACAATTAAATGAAAATATTTCAACATTTATTAAAGCTATTAATAAGCATAAACCTGCGACTGCAAAAGGTAGATATGTAAAAAATGCTTCATTGTCATTAACAATGAGCCCTTCTGTAGCTCTTGATACTCAAGAGGTTATGGACTTAAAATAA
- the rpmG gene encoding 50S ribosomal protein L33 encodes MRIKIGLKCSECGDINYTTTKNSKTTTDKVELKKYCPRLKKHTVHKEVKLKS; translated from the coding sequence ATGAGAATTAAAATCGGTTTAAAATGCTCTGAGTGTGGTGATATCAATTATACTACTACAAAAAACAGCAAAACCACTACAGATAAGGTTGAGCTCAAAAAATATTGCCCAAGATTAAAAAAACATACTGTTCATAAAGAAGTTAAGTTAAAAAGCTAA